The Hylaeus volcanicus isolate JK05 unplaced genomic scaffold, UHH_iyHylVolc1.0_haploid 10360, whole genome shotgun sequence DNA segment tataatatatatgtacaatatatgtataatatatatgtacaatatatataatacaatcgttttattttgtacattacATACAAcggtaatatttcaaaacgtatttgtaattttttattttatttaatgttacatCAGTTTGTTAGCCATTTGCGAGCAcgttataatatattattacgttATTGAATTTTCTGTCTTCTTACATTGTATTTAACTTAGTTTTCATCGGTATAACTGCCTTTTAGAATGGAATACAATGTAAACACATGAAAAACACATTTATAGTAAAAGTAGCATCGGAACCAAATAGTATAGAAACTGATATTTTGCTATTAAACTGATATAACATGTCGATAAGAGAATGGACACAAGTTATCAGTAAAAATGCAGtcaataaaacagaaatattgaacaaaatcTATGCTTCAAAATGAAACGTTActattaatacatattaatgACATTTTCCTgcacatataatataataattcatgtTACTAGGAAAATGGGCACGAATCAATGTAATTGAAGCAAATAACAccgaaatataaaacaaaatctgtATTCCGAGTACgaacacataaaaaaaaaatatctattccAAAATAAGATTTACCATCAATTTACACAAAAACCAAAATATCGATACCAACCTAATGTAACAGTACACGTCAACAGGAAAATTCACACGAATTCTATGCTTTGAAATGGAACACAACACGAACatatcaaaacaaaataaaaatcgtagtTCTTCGACCGACCCAGCAAATTAATTTCGCCAACGTCGGTGGCCCTTTCGAGACCACCGTGGTTCGGTACCGCGCAAGTTCTCGCGTACCAATTTACCGGTACAATACCGAGCCCCGGAAACACGAAATTCCTTGTTGACACGTATGCCGAGGCAGCGGCGCTATAGAGCCGGAGCACTGTAACGACCAGCATTTGATAAGGGACGGTCCGGGGTGCGCGATGGCGGATGAGTCCCGATTTAATGGATAGAGGACAGATTCTGCAGATACATCAGAAGGCCGGGCGCGGTATCTCCCGTGCAAATCGGAACAGAAGCACGTCGTCCTCTGTCTCCCCCCTGTCCCGTCCACACCCTCCCCCTCCTCCCCCGATTGGTATCCTCCGGACCCTCGATGCTCCGACCACCCACCCCGGAGCTATCGATCCCGTCTCTTTTTCCACCTTTGACTAACTTTCCGGCCCCGTCTCGCTCCCGTCCATCGACACTTCGACTCACGAGGGCTCGTCACCTCGCTTCCAACCAGAGATCGCATCGCGTCTAATGGCAGCTGATCCGCGCCACCCTCGTTGTCTCTTTTTCGCGGCGCTCGCGTTTCGATAATGCCACCGACGACGGCTTCTCTATATTTTTCCTCGGCCTGTCTGCGTCTCGTCGCCGAAAGAACCGATCGTGGAGAGCACGATGTGCTTAAGGGTCGGTTCTTTCGACGATGGCTCGCTGATCGGGGATGAAGCTGAGAGATTAGGACGCTCCTACCCTCGTTACGTACATTACACCCCGGGGACCGAGTCGCTTTTTTCCCGGCAATCGATAACACGGGTTGCGGACAGAGATGGaggaggtttttttttttagcgggTTTTGGTATCGGTAAGAAATTTGGTCCGTGAAGAATACTTTGTTCAACTTCTTACCTTTCTATTTGCCGTGGCCCGAGAAATTTGGAGGTAACGCGTGGGTCAAGGGGTCGAGAGACTAGTtcgaatcatttaaaattgatcctagtaatttaatgtaatattagcaatgtgatatacagggtgttttaGAAATGTtagaggtccttgaaagggtggttcggggggtgatttgaaacgacattttccttagcgaaaacgACGTGACGATATACACATTCAACTCAAAATACTAACAAATtcccaatttttcgtattttaccACGATCTTTTcaacataatatttttagaatttattataatttggaCCTTCGAgaataaaggaaaagaattaatattagaaaatcaCTTAATTTCATGATTCAGAGTTGAATTTCTATCAAACAcatcttttataattattgtaaatttgtatctaaatgAGAAGTTTCAAACCTGCACGTCGAAGCATGTCATTCGTTAAAAGAATCATTGCTCTCCTTTATTATCAGCAGACTACGAGTTTCTAcgcatttatattaaatgcgcaagaatttgaatgtgcaagaaattacgaagatgcaaacaatatgcaataacgtaacaaaatattaaaagtcaAGTTCGCATTATAATCacagttaaaaataaattcatatttaggAACATTAAATTTTCGTAGGTAATCAGACCAGTCTATTTTtcgactaaataaaatttactatgGAGACATAAAATTTACTATGGAGACATAAAATTTACCTTCACCATAATAAAGAAACGCGAAGTTGGGTCAGAATCAGTctatttttcgatttattaaaatttaccatcacagttaaaaataaattcatatttaggAACATTAAATTTTCGTAGGTAATCAGACCAGTCTATTTTtcgactaaataaaatttactatgGAGACATAAAATTTACCTTCGCCATAATAAAGAAACGCGAAGTTGGGTCAGAATTAGTctatttttcgatttattaaaatttaccatTGAGGCATAAAATGTACCTTTGTAAGTTTACCATAAAATTCAGCATcgtgataaaaaagaaacgcgaagTTAGGTCAGAATTATTTCTcgacaaaatgaaattcactaCGCATAAAAATTACCTTCGTTTTACCATAAAATTCACCATAAAAGTACCATCGTAAAAAAGAACGTGAAGTTATATCAGAATATCTAATTCAGACCTAACAAGCTGTGACGTATCTAGGTTGAACTAAGTTAGACTCAGGTCAACACTGGAATTGGTCTCTGTTATGGCACTCCGGTGACGTTTATGGTAGCCTGTGCCAGCCATAGTCTAGCTAGGCCAGCTTGCGAAGTGGCCTACTTCGACCATAGCGCTTTCAGTGGTTCGAAGGGATGACTGGCGCGGGAACGAGGTTCTTGAACGGAACGTCAGGCGATTCATTGGTATCGATGATTTTATTGCATTGGATTGACTCATATTTACTACAGGGGACACATACATATGCATTTTCGTCTACTCTACCGATTATCTACATATataacttttctttattttcgccGTTAATCATGCTTAATTAATTCGCCGTCGTTGCCTGCAGCTTACCTAATCTGCGTGTAGAAACGTGAAACACGAATCGAGACGAGCTTTCCACGAGGAATTACTCGCCGTAAAAAAGTAACGACGAACGTTACGCGAATAACCAAATGTTACTCGAGCAACGAATCGCACGCttggaaattttcaacgaaaattaaCTTCTTCGGGGGACGATTTTATTCTTCGCGCTTTTTCTTATATATCTAACTGTACATCGGAAACAACGTCATCAGTGCAGCCAAACCATGAAATGTTTACTCCTCTTGTCGAGGAATTCTGTAGCAAATGAGTTATTATCACGTGGGAGTGACACGGTTAGACATCGATGACAGCGAAACAATTATGGTAGGACGTACGATAAATAAGAGAAATGTATCgagcaaacattttcttttttttcaagtaaaatatttaatatatttggaaTGAACGAATGGGAAGTAAATAgtagtttaattttgttggatCGGATTTACACGTACCTCTTTCAGGCTAAACATTTTtaccttttattttccattgtgTTCATTGCAACCTGTCTATCcagacaatttaaaaatcgtGTCGacggataaataaaaatgttcttatAAATGGTGtacaatattttcgtaatctACCAAATCACTCCCATCGCTGTCAAACCGCACAAAGACATACACGCGAAAACGAAGAATAGTGACGAACGACTTCTATTGCAAAGCTCTGAGACGATCGCGCGATGTAACTAGAATAATTACAATGGTAATGATAATGACCAACATTTCGTTCGCTATCTACGCGCGGCTTAAAGCTACTATCACACCGATTTATACATTTCGCCTAAAGAATAGATAGATACGCGTTCGACGCGTCGCGGCAAGAGTCGCTTCTGTGTACCATTctcgtcgtttcgtttttgGTGTTCAGCTCTTCCTTTATTAAACAAACGGGTTTCAAAAACGGACAtcaggattttgttttctgGTAAAAAATCCACAATCTTCTCGGGTtgtcgtttaaaatataaagtcgGGTATACAGAGTACATCGGAGTGTGTTactaaaacataaaattctaGGAGTCTAGATAACTttcacacaaatttttatacgcaGAAAAGctcgtagaaataaatttcgctaAATCCTTCAAAAGTTATCCAGGTTGGTCTTGCGTCGCACCCTGTATCGCGACCCCTCGCATCCATCAATTTCCGTTTCGCTTGTTTCCATCGACGGTTAACGGTTGCGCGACGCGTCTCTGCAGcaggtacaaatatttacatgtatttaCACAAATAAGTAATCGTCTCGCAGGACACCATCGATTGAGCTTTCATGCGACGATTAAGCCGATATCACGGGGAACGGTTTCCAATAACGATCGAGCCAATACGCCCGCTAACTGCTCGGGTGTTGATTTAACTCCCGGACGCGGTTTATTTCGCTGATGCTACGACCGATTATTTGCGTTCTCCGATATGCATGCAACGCTCGGTGTTTTGCACCTCGCAACTGCTCGGCTCGGTTGAAATATCATTGTCGCGGGGGGCGGAATTGTCCGCGACGCGTTCTGTCGTCTAATTCGATTATCTGTTTGCACGGTGTTTTCCTCTGTCGCGCGGTTACGACTGCCAAATTAAGAATATCCCGTCGTCGTTGTTTGCTGAAATTCTTCCGCCGACAGATCCGACGATCGAGCTTccgtatttaaaaaacgacGAACGTGACGCTTCTCGCGCGTGAGTTATTATTCGACCAATGGAAACGTGGAAATGTTTGAACGTGCGTATTTTTCACCGATTCTTAAAAGCAGTACTGATTGGAcgatatttcttattttcctcGAGTGCGAGAAAAACCTGTCCGATTTCTGAATATCTTTCATtggcaccctgtatatgaaaCACATATAAggctatttattttaatttaaagaaatatgtcGAGAATGTACAATGACACTTTTTTGTACAAGTAGATTTCTTTTTCGgggtaatcaattttaagtGTACACGTGGCACTAATGGACTACTAAAAGTGTACaaagtttgaagaaaatcCGTGATCCTTTCCGGTCGTGTCCTATCCTGATTTCGCATAGACGTGGCCCACGTGGGTCGGTGTCAGTTCACTGACAATCGTTTCGTCGACAATGTTTATATCGACACCGTTTCGCCGAGACGTTCAATTCGCCGTCAATGTTTACATCGACACTGACTTTTGTCTATGCTGCTTTCACCTGGAAAATCTTTTATACAAACTTTAAAAGCATACGtctcaaaattatttgtaagcCGAGGGGCACACCCGGAACCCCGTTTTTCACTGCACGAATAAAGATCATGATTGTATCGTGCATGATACAAGCGCGTGTAACGTATAAAGGTGGTTTCAggctatacgacacggaccggtaacgacacgtaccggtaCCGACACgacgaaacattaaaacacgggtttaaaggtctatttacatatatgcgtaacgtgtcagttctgTATCCGTTCGGTTCCGTAATGTTCCATCAGTGTCAGTgattcttctgttgttttcgAATGAGCACGTTCACGCACGTCCGACACCGCTCCGTGACGTTAttgatacggtacggatacggaactgacacgttacggatatgtgtaaatagacctttaatggaactattcgcGCTAGTCCCGtcgacggaacgttcaggtcggtgtctgttaagtgtgaatagttccattaaaacgcgtggtttaatgttttgtcgtgtcagtgccggtacgtgtcgttgccggtccgtgtcgtatagtctgaatcgaccttaacacgtgataataagaaatttgtatGGTATATTTGCGAAAATCAGTATGTATACAACATAGACAAATGTCGGTGTGTAAACATTGTCGATGAATTGAATGTATCGGTGAATCGGTGTCAATGTAAACATTATCGGCGAAACGATCGTCGTGAATCTCGCACCAACCCGCCCCACGTACTTCCAAAACCAATTACCCCGAAGAAGAACCTATAACCCTTCCATAAAAAAAGTGTTACTCTACATCTTTCCATCGGCTTTCGAACGACGACTCGTCGACTTTTCGCTTCCACTCCAAATCGGACAAATACTCCTGTCCCAACATTTTGCTGAGGTAGCTAGTGGACCCAGGCGGGTGAACCAGGAAGGGCGCGACGAACGTGTGGCCCCCGGGCCCGTGGTGAACGGACGCGTAACCGGATTGTTGATTATGGCTCTGCGCGGACGTGGCCAACCCGCTGAGCACCGGCGAGCCCGTGTCGTGGAGCTTCCTCATGTGCTTCTTCAGGTCGAAGTTCCTGCAGAATCCCTTCCCGCAGATCTTGCACGAGAACGGTTTCTTGTCGTTGTGCGTGTGCATGTGAAATGTCAGGTTGTAGACCTGGTGGAACGCCTTGTTGCATATGGTGCACTTGTACGCCTTTTCGCCGCTGTGGGTGAGCTTGTGGTTCTTGTAGTTTCCCTTCTGGTGGAATCCTTTCCCGCAATCCTCGCAGATGAAAGGCTTGAAGTTGGCGTGGATGCGCCGGTGGGTGTTTAAGGTCGAGCTTCTGTTGAAAGCTTTGCCGCATGTGCCGCATTTGTGAGGCTTCTCCGCCGTGTGGATGATCTTGTGCCTGCAGAGGGTGCTCGCCTGACGGAATCCCTTCCCGCAGATCTTGCAAACGAACGGCCTGGCGCCGGTGTGCACCGGCATGTGTCTGGTCAGGTTGTAGTGGGCGTTGAACACCTTCCCGCATACCGAGCAGGTGAAGGTCTTCTGTTTGTTGGTGGCGTTTAACTCGTTGCCACGAGGACCCGGGCTCTTCTTTCCTCGTTGGCTTTCGGAAGAGATGGCGGTCAGGCTTACCCTTGAAGAGGCTTCTTGGATGGCTGTCGGCGGTGGCGAGCTCTGTGGCACCGTTGGTATCGCTGGTGGAGGCGCTGGAAAGGCCCTCAGCAACGGGTTCGGGTGGTAGTAGAGGAGAGGGTAGTGCTGCAAGAGGTTTTGATGCCTCAAGGTCGGCACGTACTTCTTGAACGCCGATTCCAGGTGCAGGTGACGGATTCCGTACGTCAACGACGGGATGCTATGCGGCTGCTGGAGGATCCCCGTGGCGGTGGTCGCCGGCGGTGCCTGCGGCGACGTCGTCTGACGGTTGCTCTGCTCGGTCAGCCTTTTATCCGGTTCCATGATCTTCGCGATGGAGAAGGTCAAGTTCTTGCACGGCGTGGGCGAGCTAACCCTCTCCGGTGGGAGGCTGGTCGGTGTCTCGGTCGCCATTGTGCTGCCCGTCGAGAACGGTTGCATGGTAGGGACCTGGAAATGGAAACGAGCGGCGGTCAGTTTATTTTCCCCTGGTCAGGCTCGG contains these protein-coding regions:
- the LOC128882318 gene encoding fez family zinc finger protein 2-like; this encodes MQPFSTGSTMATETPTSLPPERVSSPTPCKNLTFSIAKIMEPDKRLTEQSNRQTTSPQAPPATTATGILQQPHSIPSLTYGIRHLHLESAFKKYVPTLRHQNLLQHYPLLYYHPNPLLRAFPAPPPAIPTVPQSSPPPTAIQEASSRVSLTAISSESQRGKKSPGPRGNELNATNKQKTFTCSVCGKVFNAHYNLTRHMPVHTGARPFVCKICGKGFRQASTLCRHKIIHTAEKPHKCGTCGKAFNRSSTLNTHRRIHANFKPFICEDCGKGFHQKGNYKNHKLTHSGEKAYKCTICNKAFHQVYNLTFHMHTHNDKKPFSCKICGKGFCRNFDLKKHMRKLHDTGSPVLSGLATSAQSHNQQSGYASVHHGPGGHTFVAPFLVHPPGSTSYLSKMLGQEYLSDLEWKRKVDESSFESRWKDVE